Proteins encoded within one genomic window of Acomys russatus chromosome 5, mAcoRus1.1, whole genome shotgun sequence:
- the LOC127189381 gene encoding macrophage-expressed gene 1 protein, translating to MNSFMAVILLWTVIARAAADEPLGETDKTGFQICKDALKLPVLEVLPGGGWDNLRNVDMGRVMELTYANCKTTEDGQYIIPDEVFTIPQKESNLEMNSEILESWMNYQSTTSFSINTELSLFSKVNGKFSTEFQRMKTLQVKDQAVTTRVQVRNRVYTVKTSPTSELSLGFMKALMDICDQLEKNQTKMATYLAELLVLNYGTHVITSVDAGAALVQEDHIRSSFLLDNQNSQNTVTASAGISFLNIVNFKVEADYTSQNALTKSYLANRTNSRVQSIGGIPFYPGITLETWQKGITNHLVAIDRAGLPLHFFIKPDMLPGLPGPLVKKLSKTVETAVRHYYTFNTHPGCTDVDSPNFNFQANMDDSSCDEKVTNFTFGGVYQECTELSGDALCQNLQQKNLLTGDFSCPSGYTPVHLLSQTHEEGYSRLECKKKCTLKIFCKTVCEDVFRVARAEFRGYWCAATGQVPENSGLLFGGVFTDKSINPMTNAQSCPAGYIPLSLFESLKVCVSLDYELGYRFSVPFGGFFSCIMGNPLVASDPSKDTGAPSLKKCPGGFSQHLAIISDGCQVSYCVKAGVFTGGSLLPVRLPPYTKPPLMSQAATNTVIVTSSETARSWIKDPQTNQWRLGEPLELRRAMTVIHGDSSGMPGGEAAGITLGVMMALGLLTVLAIYGTRKYKKKEYRAIEERESLVGSLTTDASASNGEQDPSPA from the coding sequence ATGAACAGCTTCATGGCCGTGATCCTCCTCTGGACCGTGATAGCACGTGCTGCAGCAGACGAGCCTCTTGGAGAGACAGATAAGACTGGATTTCAAATATGCAAAGATGCCTTGAAACTACCGGTCTTGGAGGTCCTaccaggaggaggctgggataACCTGAGGAACGTAGACATGGGGCGGGTGATGGAATTGACATACGCCAACTGTAAGACCACGGAAGATGGACAGTACATCATCCCCGATGAAGTCTTTACTATTCCTCAGAAAGAGAGCAACCTGGAGATGAACTCAGAAATCCTGGAATCCTGGATGAACTACCAAAGTACCACGTCATTTTCCATCAACACTGAACTCTCCCTTTTCTCCAAAGTCAATGGCAAGTTCTCCACTGAGTTCCAAAGGATGAAGACCCTTCAAGTAAAGGACCAAGCTGTAACTACTAGAGTTCAGGTGAGAAACCGAGTCTACACAGTCAAAACCAGCCCAACTTCAGAACTCAGCTTGggctttatgaaggcacttatgGACATCTGTGACCAACTAGAGAAAAACCAGACAAAGATGGCCACCTACCTGGCAGAACTCTTGGTCCTCAACTATGGCACACACGTGATTACTAGTGTGGATGCCGGAGCTGCTCTGGTTCAGGAGGATCACATAAggtcctccttcctcctggacaaccagaacagccagaacactgtgactgcctctgctgggatttcCTTCTTAAACATTGTGAACTTCAAAGTTGAGGCCGACTACACATCCCAGAATGCTTTGACCAAGAGCTACCTTGCTAACAGAACCAACTCCAGGGTGCAGAGCATTGGAGGGATTCCATTCTACCCAGGCATCACCTTAGAAACCTGGCAGAAGGGCATCACTAATCACCTGGTGGCAATAGACCgtgctggcctgcctctgcatttCTTCATCAAGCCGGACATGCTCCCTGGTTTGCCTGGTCCCTTGGTGAAGAAACTGTCCAAGACAGTGGAAACGGCTGTGAGACACTATTACACGTTTAACACCCACCCTGGCTGCACAGATGTCGACTCTCCCAACTTCAATTTTCAAGCCAATATGGACGACAGCTCCTGTGATGAGAAAGTAACCAATTTCACCTTTGGCGGAGTTTATCAGGAATGCACTGAACTGTCTGGGGACGCTCTTTGCCAAAACCTACAGCAGAAGAATCTGCTCACTGGTGACTTCTCTTGTCCTTCTGGCTACACCCCTGTCCACCTGCTTTCTCAGACCCATGAGGAGGGTTACAGTCGTCTGGAATGTAAAAAGAAATGCACCCTCAAGATCTTCTGTAAAACAGTATGTGAAGATGTATTCCGAGTGGCCAGGGCTGAATTTAGGGGTTATTGGTGCGCAGCCACTGGCCAAGTACCTGAAAACTCAGGACTTCTCTTTGGGGGAGTCTTCACTGACAAGAGCATCAACCCCATGACAAATGCCCAGTCATGCCCAGCCGGATACATCCCACTGAGCCTGTTTGAGAGCCTCAAGGTATGTGTTTCTCTGGATTATGAGTTGGGGTACAGGTTTTCAGTCCCTTTTGGTGGGTTCTTCAGCTGTATAATGGGGAACCCCTTGGTTGCTTCTGATCCATCCAAAGACACAGGGGCACCATCTCTGAAAAAGTGTCCTGGGGGTTTCAGCCAACACCTAGCCATTATCAGCGACGGATGCCAAGTGTCCTACTGTGTCAAGGCTGGAGTCTTTACAGGAGGGTCCCTGCTTCCTGTCAGGCTCCCACCTTATACCAAACCACCCCTCATGAGCCAAGCTGCCACCAACACCGTCATAGTGACCAGCAGTGAGACTGCCAGATCCTGGATCAAGGATCCCCAGACCAACCAGTGGAGGCTGGGAGAGCCTCTGGAACTTCGCAGAGCCATGACGGTTATCCACGGGGACAGCAGTGGTATGCCAGGAGGGGAAGCTGCTGGAATCACTTTGGGAGTCATGATGGCACTAGGGCTTCTCACTGTCTTGGCTATCTATGGTACTCGGAAGTACAAGAAAAAGGAATACCGGGCAATCGAGGAGCGGGAAAGTTTGGTTGGAAGTTTAACAACAGATGCCTCGGCCTCTAATGGAGAACAGGATCCAAGTCCAGCTTAA